From the Daucus carota subsp. sativus chromosome 8, DH1 v3.0, whole genome shotgun sequence genome, one window contains:
- the LOC108197447 gene encoding uncharacterized protein LOC108197447 — protein MKSLNTVGLALSVVFGCLLLALVAEIYYLLWWKRRFRSRDLEDGYNSSPATREFFYMFCWKKPSSLSSTALNPGELTETSSTHVQESLSNGQSSKDFWFRPFGEDSVEAELLGLQNLSGPPRFLFTIKEETKEDLESEEGGGKSRKSSRTRSLSDLVLNPETPFLTPLTSPSYFTPPRTPMDTLYNHNGFNPLYESTSDAEFNKIKSSPPPTFKFLRDAEDKLQKKKLLEEAENCSHKKERFVTEDEDSSFITLIVPRQNKERDTFYSSSSSQVLPLSASPPSYKHSSNKKPSLHYN, from the coding sequence ATGAAATCTTTAAATACAGTAGGGCTAGCTCTGAGTGTTGTGTTTGGGTGTCTTTTGCTAGCTCTTGTTGCTGAAATTTACTACTTGTTATGGTGGAAGagaaggtttagaagtagagaTTTAGAAGATGGTTATAACAGCAGCCCAGCTACAAGAGAGTTCTTTTACATGTTTTGTTGGAAAAAGCCATCATCTTTGAGCTCAACAGCTTTAAATCCAGGGGAACTCACAGAAACTAGCAGCACCCATGTTCAAGAATCACTGTCAAATGGTCAATCTAGCAAGGACTTTTGGTTCAGACCATTTGGTGAAGATAGTGTAGAAGCTGAGCTCTTGGGCCTGCAGAATCTCTCTGGCCCACCAAGATTTCTGTTCACTATCAAGGAGGAAACTAAAGAGGATTTGGAATCTGAAGAAGGTGGTGGCAAGTCAAGAAAGAGCTCAAGAACCAGGAGTTTGAGTGATTTGGTTCTTAATCCAGAGACTCCATTTTTGACACCTCTTACTTCACCATCTTATTTTACACCTCCTAGAACACCTATGGATACTTTGTACAATCACAATGGATTCAACCCTCTCTATGAATCAACAAGTGATGCTGAGTTCAATAAGATAAAGTCATCCCCACCTCCAACTTTTAAGTTCTTGAGAGATGCAGAAGATAAATTGCAGAAGAAAAAgttacttgaagaagctgagaattGCTCTCATAAGAAAGAAAGATTTGTGACAGAAGATGAAGATTCTTCTTTTATCACACTCATTGTGCCTAGACAAAACAAAGAAAGAGACACATTTTACTCTTCTAGCTCCTCACAGGTTCTTCCTCTGTCTGCTTCACCTCCCTCCTACAAACACTCATCTAACAAGAAACCATCTTTACATTATAATTAG